A single region of the Bos mutus isolate GX-2022 chromosome 17, NWIPB_WYAK_1.1, whole genome shotgun sequence genome encodes:
- the RASL10A gene encoding ras-like protein family member 10A produces the protein MGGSLRVAVLGAPGVGKTAIIRQFLFGDYPERHRPTDGPRLYRPAVLLDGAVYDLSIRDGDGAGPGQSPGGQEEWPDPKDWSLQDTDAFVLVYDICSPDSFDYVKALRQRIAETRPAGAPEAPILVVGNKRDRQRLRFGPRRALAALVRRGWRCGYLECSAKYNWHVLRLFRELLRCALVRARPAHPALRLQGALHPARCSLM, from the exons ATGGGGGGCAGCCTGCGGGTGGCGGTGCTGGGCGCTCCGGGCGTGGGCAAGACGGCCATCATCCGCCAGTTCCTGTTCGGTGACTACCCCGAGCGCCACAGGCCCACGGACGGGCCGCGCCTCTACCGGCCCGCGGTGCTGCTCGACGGCGCCGTCTACGACCTGAGCATCCGCGACGGCGACGGTGCTGGCCCCGGTCAGAGCCCCGGGGGGCAAGAG GAGTGGCCGGACCCTAAAGACTGGAGCTTGCAGGACACGGACGCCTTCGTGCTTGTCTACGATATCTGCAGCCCGGACAGCTTTGATTATGTGAAGGCGCTGCGGCAGCGCATCGCGGAGACCAG GCCGGCGGGCGCACCTGAAGCGCCCATTCTCGTGGTGGGCAACAAGCGGGACCGGCAGCGGCTGCGGTTCGGGCCGCGGCGCGCACTGGCTGCCCTAGTGCGCAGGGGCTGGCGCTGCGGATACCTCGAGTGCTCCGCCAAGTACAATTGGCACGTGCTGCGACTCTTCCGGGAGCTGCTGCGCTGCGCGCTGGTGCGCGCACGCCCTGCACATCCGGCTCTGCGCCTGCAGGGGGCGCTGCACCCGGCGCGCTGCAGCCTCATGTGA
- the GAS2L1 gene encoding GAS2-like protein 1 encodes MADPVAGIAGSAAKSVRPFRSSEAYVEAMKEDLAEWLNALYGLGLPSGGDGFLTGLATGTTLCQHANAVTEAARAMAAARPARGVAFQAHSVVPGSFMARDNVATFIGWCRAELGVPEVLMFETEDLVLRKNEKSVVLCLLEVARRGARLGLLAPRLVQFEQEIERELRATPPASNTPSAGEDTTETTATPGAPARGPRMTPSDLRNLDELVREILGRCTCPDQFPMIKVSEGKYRVGDSSLLIFVRVLRSHVMVRVGGGWDTLEHYLDKHDPCRCSSAAHRPPQPRTRTFSPQRVSPSPSPRAGSPAPGVERRGSRPEVTPIGLRSSKEGPETPLRARDQLPPNPRSRRYSGDSDSSASSAQSGPLGARSEDSGTGPRRERPSRRVTTGTPVSPRRPPAPRSQSRDRLDRGRPRGAPGGRGGQLSAPSPARRARSQSREEQTVLLVRRDRDGQHSWVPRGRGSGGSGRSSPHTPRAHSPAAPRVPSPSPELSTIPASVFRTPLQLDPKQEQQLFRRLEEEFLANARALEAAAAGGTPSGPAPDPIRAPDPPAPDSAYCSSSSSSSSLSVLGGKCGQPGDSGRMANGLPGPRGPALSSSSDEGSPCPGVGGPPDAPGSPLAGPEPLRTWARGRMDTQPDRKPSRIPTPRGPRRPPGPTGSGTWHALRSVSPKTEPDSWM; translated from the exons ATGGCAGACCCCGTGGCGGGCATCGCCGGCTCCGCGGCCAAGAGTGTGCGGCCGTTCCGCTCGAGCGAGGCCTACGTGGAGGCTATGAAGGAGGACCTGGCCGAGTGGCTCAACGCCTTGTACGGTCTGGGTCTGCCCAGCGGTGGCGATGGCTTCCTGACGGGGCTGGCCACGGGCACCACCCTGTGCCAGCATGCCAACGCTGTCACTGAGGCCGCCCGTGCCATGGCCGCCGCGCGGCCGGCCCGCGGGGTGGCCTTCCAGGCCCACAGCGTGGTGCCCGGCTCCTTCATGGCACGAGACAACGTGGCCACCTTCATCGGCTGGTGCCGCGCGGAGCTGGGTGTGCCTGAAGTGCTCATGTTCGAGACGGAGGACTTGGTGCTCCGCAAGAACGAGAAGAGCGTGGTGCTGTGCCTGCTGGAGGTGGCGCGGCGCGGCGCCCGCCTCGGCCTGCTGGCCCCTCGCCTCGTGCAGTTCGAACAGGAGATTGAGCGGGAGCTGCGCGCCACGCCCCCGGCCTCCAACACCCCCAGTGCCGGGGAAGACACCACCGAGACCACCGCCACCCCAGGAGCTCCAGCCCGTGGGCCGCGCATGACGCCCAGCGACCTGCGCAACCTCGATGAGCTG GTGAGGGAGATCTTGGGGCGCTGCACCTGCCCAGACCAGTTTCCCATGATCAAGGTCTCGGAGGGGAAGTACCGCGTGGGAGACTCCAGTCTGCTCATCTTCGTGCGG GTGCTGAGGAGCCACGTGATGGTGCGTGTGGGAGGCGGCTGGGACACGCTGGAGCACTACCTGGACAAGCACGACCCCTGCCGCTGCTCCTCCGCGG CCCACCGCCCGCCCCAGCCCAGGACCCGCACCTTCTCCCCGCAGCGAGTGtcacccagccccagcccccgaGCTGGTAGCCCAGCCCCAGGGGTCGAGCGCCGGGGCTCCCGCCCAGAGGTGACACCCATTGGCTTACGCAGCTCGAAGGAGGGGCCCGAGACCCCACTCAG GGCCCGGGACCAGCTGCCCCCCAATCCCCGCTCCCGCCGTTACTCTGGGGACAGCGATTCCTCAGCCTCCTCGGCCCAGAGCGGCCCCCTTGGTGCCCGCAGTGAAGACTCAGGCACTGGCCCCCGGCGGGAGCGTCCCAGCCGGCGGGTGACCACGGGCACCCCGGTCTCCCCGAGACGGCCTCCTGCCCCGCGCAGCCAGTCCCGGGACCGGCTGGATCGGGGGCGGCCGCGTGGGGccccaggaggcaggggaggccAGCTGTcggcccccagccctgcccggcGGGCCCGGAGTCAGAGCCGTGAAGAGCAGACAGTGCTGCTGGTGCGTCGGGACCGAGATGGGCAGCACTCCTGGGTGCCGCGGGGCAGAGGCAGTGGGGGCTCGGGCAGAAGCAGCCCCCACACTCCCCGTGCCCACAGCCCTGCAGCTCCCAGGGTCCCCAGCCCCAGTCCAGAGTTGAGCACAATCCCGGCCAGTGTCTTCCGCACACCCCTGCAGCTTGACCCAAAGCAGGAACAGCAACTGTTTCGGCGCCTGGAAGAGGAGTTCCTAGCCAACGCCCGAGCccttgaggctgctgctgctggtgggacCCCCAGTGGACCAGCCCCTGACCCAATTCGGGCCCCAGACCCTCCAGCTCCTGACTCAGCCTACtgttcctccagctcctcctcttcGTCCCTCAGCGTCCTGGGTGGCAAGTGTGGCCAACCCGGGGACTCTGGCAGGATGGCCAATGGGCTGCCCGGGCCCCGAGGCCCAGCCCTGTCCAGCTCTTCCGATGAGGGCAGCCCCTGCCCCGGTGTAGGGGGCCCACCAGATGCACCCGGGAGTCCTCTGGCCGGCCCAGAGCCCCTGAGGACCTGGGCACGAGGCCGGATGGACACACAGCCAGATCGGAAACCCTCACGCATCCCCACACCAAGGGGCCCCCGCCGCCCACCTGGACCCACGGGGTCCGGGACCTGGCATGCCCTGCGCTCAGTCAGCCCGAAGACCGAGCCGGATTCCTGGATGTGA